Proteins co-encoded in one Salvia splendens isolate huo1 chromosome 4, SspV2, whole genome shotgun sequence genomic window:
- the LOC121799547 gene encoding uncharacterized protein LOC121799547 isoform X2: MAAAPGPCLNHISRETSDIKRLATFYIEVFGFEQIESPKFDFEVIWLKLGSSMLLHLIERDPTVMLPEGPWSSVADPKNLPRGHHVCFYVPEFDSFVQRDKGIPVHEQSQPDGKTKQVFFFDPDGNGLEVSSQCPVL, from the exons ATGGCAGCAGCTCCAGGACCTTGCCTCAATCACATTTCTAGAGAAACGTCTGACATCAAACGCCTCGCCACTTTCTACATAGAG gtttTTGGGTTTGAGCAAATAGAGTCTCCAAAGTTCGATTTTGAGGTGATATGGTTGAAGCTTGGATCATCTATGTTGTTGCACCTCATAGAGAGGGACCCCACTGTCATGCTTCCTGAAGGTCCATGGAGTTCCGTGGCAGACCCGAAGAACCTTCCAAGAGGACACCATGTCTGTTTCTATGTACCCGAATTCGACTCCTTTGTACAGAGA GATAAAGGGATTCCAGTACATGAGCAGAGTCAACCGGATGGGAAGACGAAGCAAGTATTCTTCTTCGATCCAGATG GGAATGGTTTGGAGGTCTCAAGCCAGTGCCCGGTACTATAG
- the LOC121799547 gene encoding lactoylglutathione lyase isoform X1 codes for MAAAPGPCLNHISRETSDIKRLATFYIEVFGFEQIESPKFDFEVIWLKLGSSMLLHLIERDPTVMLPEGPWSSVADPKNLPRGHHVCFYVPEFDSFVQRVKDKGIPVHEQSQPDGKTKQVFFFDPDGNGLEVSSQCPVL; via the exons ATGGCAGCAGCTCCAGGACCTTGCCTCAATCACATTTCTAGAGAAACGTCTGACATCAAACGCCTCGCCACTTTCTACATAGAG gtttTTGGGTTTGAGCAAATAGAGTCTCCAAAGTTCGATTTTGAGGTGATATGGTTGAAGCTTGGATCATCTATGTTGTTGCACCTCATAGAGAGGGACCCCACTGTCATGCTTCCTGAAGGTCCATGGAGTTCCGTGGCAGACCCGAAGAACCTTCCAAGAGGACACCATGTCTGTTTCTATGTACCCGAATTCGACTCCTTTGTACAGAGAGTTAAG GATAAAGGGATTCCAGTACATGAGCAGAGTCAACCGGATGGGAAGACGAAGCAAGTATTCTTCTTCGATCCAGATG GGAATGGTTTGGAGGTCTCAAGCCAGTGCCCGGTACTATAG
- the LOC121799545 gene encoding increased DNA methylation 1-like, protein MEKEKMNIKLEKVKPKPSKGIKIKESEIIGTSKGTTVREIETDVADTTLNLAPPGLQVSSSKKAVKKEEERAVIDNFTPIKGKEGKMKRGGCTEKQLLREKIREMLIDAGWTIDYRPRRNRDYLDAVYINPSGTAYWSIIKAYDALKKQLEEDKSKSQLVIDSPSFAPLSEDLINKLTRQTKMKVEEAMKRNRKEDGLSKSAKRSPGRDDGESSDSDQNEETLSSCRKHNQKLQRRTFPDTDQASDGELMLACELSNDSLKSKSRKIKVDINTSASNCNVLQGRTSKVIGRCTLLVRHSVKGENSEFDGYVPYSGKRTILAWLIDSGTAQLSEKVQYMNRKRNRAMLEGWVTRDGIHCGCCSKILTVSKFELHAGSKLRQPFQNIFLESGPSLLQCQVDAWNKQGGSVCRDFHTVAIDGDNPDDDACGICGDGGALICCDSCQSTFHQTCLDIQMLPSGDWHCPNCICKFCGEVDADELTRCSFCVDKYHKSCSKGVLASSMSLNGASFCGLQCQEFYDHLQKILGVKHELEGGFSWSLIQRTDVSDTSHRGFPQRVESNSKIAVALSVMNECFLPIIDRRSGINMMCNVVYNIGSNFNRLNFCGFYTIILERGDEIVSAASLRIHGTRLAEMPFIGSREIYRRQGMCRRLLSAIETELRYLKVKQLVIPAISEHTNTWTSVFGFHQLEDGLKKEIKSMTMLVFPGTDMLHKPLAKHSDGMKVSESIKNQSQMPVMVEKSDIDSPMEYEKQTSNDSGVGHGTKTNDQFSDLDSGYPAPADHTSTPDSIYEPLTCNGAIVIKSEVEDNQKELSASSTACECENIELQNGLQGPPQEDNSPLEAILCKTEAPCLKSICDSATETDLVETVTSRKDTAESTSVNIGSSVKVSEETDAEALVNHVSVLEASSPSATNGDMEVFTNSAATSDFKIDKDECDGEASCINRSPQVSAKDVSEEVDLNHNPTPMSTLLDSGRNACKADIQVQNDLVVSCPAPETALVVDGEAASLSSSGSLVEATAPTESKEESNAADGENNR, encoded by the exons ATGGAgaaggagaaaatgaatattaagTTGGAAAAAGTAAAACCAAAACCAAGTAAGGGGATCAAGATTAAAGAGTCAGAAATCATTGGCACAAGTAAAGGTACTACGGTCAGAGAGATCGAAACTGATGTTGCTGATACCACACTTAACCTGGCACCACCAGGTCTTCAAGTTTCTAGCTCGAAGAAAGCGGTGAAAAAGGAAGAGGAAAGAGCAGTCATAGATAATTTCACCCCTATTAAAGGGAAAGAAGGGAAAATGAAGCGTGGTGGATGTACTGAAAAACAACTTTTGCGGGAGAAGATAAGGGAAATGCTAATTGATGCCGGGTGGACTATTGATTATAGACCTAGGCGGAACAGAGATTACTTAGATGCTGTGTACATTAATCCTAGTGGAACAGCCTACTGGTCAATTATTAAGGCTTATGATGCACTTAAGAAACAGCTGGAAGAAGATAAATCAAAAAGTCAATTGGTCATTGATTCTCCTTCGTTTGCTCCTCTGTCTGAAGATCTGATAAATAAACTGACTAGGCAGACAAAAATGAAGGTTGAGGAAGCAATGAAAAGGAATAGGAAAGAAGATGGTCTGTCTAAGAGTGCCAAGAGATCTCCTGGTAGGGATGATGGAGAGAGCTCAGACAGTGATCAGAATGAGGAAACACTCAGTTCCTGTAGAAAACATAATCAGAAGTTGCAGAGACGTACATTTCCTGATACGGATCAAGCGAGTGATGGTGAATTAATGCTCGCTTGTGAATTAAGTAATGATTCCCTGAAAAGTAAATCCAGGAAAATAAAAGTTGACATAAATACTTCTGCTTCCAATTGTAATGTCTTACAGGGAAGAACAAGTAAAGTGATTGGAAGATGCACCCTCCTGGTTCGTCACTCTGTTAAGGGGGAGAACTCGGAGTTTGATGGATATGTTCCATATAGTGGAAAAAGAACTATACTGGCCTGGCTGATTGATTCAGGGACAGCACAGTTGAGTGAAAAGGTGCAGTATATGAACCGCAAAAGGAATCGGGCGATGCTAGAAGGCTGGGTTACGAGAGATGGCATCCACTGTGGTTGCTGCAGTAAAATCCTCACAGTTTCAAAATTTGAGCTGCATGCTGGCAGCAAGTTGCGCCAGCCTTTCCAAAACATATTTTTGGAGTCTGGACCCTCCCTGTTACAATGCCAAGTAGATGCCTGGAATAAGCAGGGGGGTTCTGTGTGTCGAGATTTCCATACTGTTGCCATTGATGGGGACAATCCAGATGATGATGCCTGTGGCATTTGTGGTGATGGAGGTGCTTTGATCTGTTGCGATAGCTGTCAATCAACTTTCCATCAGACCTGTTTAGATATACAG ATGCTTCCTTCAGGTGATTGGCACTGTCCAAATTGTATATGCAAGTTTTGTGGGGAAGTCGATGCAGATGAACTTACCAGATGCAGCTTCTGTGTGGACAAAT ATCACAAATCATGTAGTAAAGGAGTGCTTGCTTCGTCTATGAGTTTGAATGGTGCATCATTTTGTGGGCTGCAGTGTCAAGAG TTTTATGATCATTTACAGAAAATTCTTGGAGTCAAACATGAACTGGAAGGTGGATTTTCTTGGTCCCTAATTCAGAGAACAGATGTGTCTGATACCTCACACCGAGGGTTTCCTCAAAGGGTTGAATCAAACTCCAAGATAGCTGTTGCGTTATCTGTTATGAATGAGTGTTTTTTGCCCATTATTGACCGCAGAAGTGGAATTAATATGATGTGCAATGTTGTCTATAACATCGG ATCAAACTTCAACCGTCTGAACTTCTGTGGATTCTATACCATAATTTTGGAGAGGGGTGATGAAATAGTTTCTGCAGCATCTTTAAG GATCCACGGGACCCGTCTGGCTGAGATGCCATTTATTGGGTCGCGTGAAATCTATAGGCGACAAGGAATGTGCAGGCGTCTTCTATCAGCAATTGAAACA GAACTTCGTTATCTCAAAGTCAAGCAATTGGTCATTCCTGCCATATCAGAGCATACGAACACGTGGACTTCGGTTTTTGGTTTTCATCAACTTGAGGATGGGCTCAAGAAAGAAATAAAGTCCATGACCATGTTGGTGTTTCCTGGGACTGACATGTTGCACAAACCATTGGCTAAGCATTCCGATG GTATGAAGGTATCCGAATCAATCAAGAACCAGTCCCAGATGCCTGTTATGGTTGAAAAATCGGATATTGATTCGCCCATGGAGTATGAGAAGCAGACGAGTAATGATTCTGGAGTGGGCCATGGCACCAAGACAAACGACCAATTTAGTGACCTGGACTCTGGCTATCCAGCTCCAGCTGATCATACTAGTACTCCAGATTCTATTTACGAACCTCTTACCTGCAACGGAGCTATTGTGATCAAGTCTGAGGTGGAAGACAACCAAAAAGAACTCTCTGCTAGCTCTACTGCCTGTGAATGCGAAAACATTGAACTGCAAAATGGGTTGCAAGGTCCTCCTCAGGAAGACAACTCTCCTTTGGAGGCCATTCTATGCAAAACTGAAGCTCCTTGTCTCAAGTCTATTTGTGACTCTGCGACTGAAACTGATCTAGTTGAAACTGTGACCAGTAGAAAAGATACTGCTGAATCCACAAGTGTGAATATAGGTTCCTCAGTGAAGGTTTCTGAAGAAACTGACGCCGAAGCACTTGTAAATCATGTTTCTGTTCTTGAAGCATCTTCACCAAGTGCTACAAATGGAGATATGGAAGTTTTCACTAACAGTGCTGCCACATCTGATTTTAAAATTGACAAGGATGAATGTGATGGCGAGGCCTCTTGCATCAACAGAAGTCCTCAAGTCTCTGCAAAGGATGTTTCTGAGGAAGTGGACTTAAATCACAACCCCACCCCTATGTCAACTTTGCTGGATTCTGGAAGAAACGCGTGCAAGGCCGACATCCAGGTGCAAAACGACCTTGTAGTCTCTTGTCCAGCTCCTGAGACGGCTCTTGTGGTTGATGGAGAAGCTGCATCTTTGTCGTCTTCTGGATCTTTGGTCGAGGCCACAGCACCCACTGAGAGCAAGGAAGAATCTAATGCTGCTGATGGTGAAAACAACAGGTAA
- the LOC121799546 gene encoding probable serine/threonine-protein kinase WNK9, with protein sequence MNGVVGLDAEDSEFVEIDPTGRYGRYNEILGKGSSKTVYRAFDEYEGIEVAWNQVKLYDFLQSPEDLERLYCEIHLLKTLKHTNIMKFYTSWVDTTNRNINFVTEMFTSGTLRQYRLKHKRTNIRAIKYWCRQILQGLLYLHSHDPPVIHRDLKCDNIFINGNQGEVKIGDLGLAAILRKSHAARCVGTPEFMAPEVYEEEYNELVDIYSFGMCILEMVTFEYPYSECTHPAQIYKKVISGKKPDSLYKVQDPEVRRFVEKCLATVSDRLSAWDLLNDPFLQIDDCGYDLRAFQYRRDYDELGPLLRQPLLISAHHSTTSSLVNGYSNYICYDQEHDLDSNSVDYEATEINLFTGQDDDHLENLDITINGRKSEDDDIFLRLRIADKEGRVRNIYFPFDIETDTALSVATEMVAELDITDQDVTKIAEMIDGEIASLVPEWKPGFGTDESPIKSGSVCQNCALGDADYMGKTVHGCGSIHGRFEEITYQVEGSEQRVTDGAPVGSSQYDGAQHTNIWSQQENHEVTSPSSNDNQFDHSSNEKETVTRSVDENASNEQASPTTSNSPLHDNYENEMRQELRWFKARYKKQLRELSHKQLGVVRDRSRSFSSIANGETGEFNIDCSLSNGKQFTLFPLTDSDRSTSDPKVYSYESAYNSCSPVHLVTAKSFYANGLLPHSLHRATSLPVDATEL encoded by the exons ATGAATGGTGTTGTTGGACTTGATGCAGAGGATTCTGAATTTGTGGAAATTGATCCAACTGGAAGATATGGGAGG TATAATGAGATTCTTGGAAAAGGGTCTTCTAAGACAGT TTACAGAGCTTTTGATGAGTATGAAGGGATTGAAGTAGCCTGGAATCAGGTGAAACTTTATGACTTTCTGCAAAGTCCAGAAGATCTTGAGAGATTGTATTGTGAAATTCATCTTCTCAAAACTCTAAAACACACCAATATTATGAAATTCTACACCTCTTGGGTGGATACTACAAATAGGAACATCAATTTTGTGACAGAAATGTTCACTTCTGGCACCCTCAGACA GTATAGGCTGAAACACAAGAGGACAAATATTAGAGCAATCAAATACTGGTGTAGGCAGATTTTGCAAGGGCTTCTCTATCTCCACAGCCATGATCCTCCGGTTATTCACAGAGACCTCAAGTGTGACAACATTTTCATCAATGGGAATCAAGGCGAGGTCAAGATTGGTGATCTTGGCCTCGCTGCGATCCTCAGGAAATCCCATGCTGCGCGTTGTGTTG GAACTCCCGAGTTCATGGCTCCGGAGGTGTATGAAGAGGAATACAATGAATTAGTCGATATTTATTCATTTGGAATGTGCATTTTAGAAATGGTGACATTTGAATATCCTTATAGTGAGTGCACTCATCCTGCTCAAATTTATAAGAAAGTGATCTCG GGAAAGAAACCGGATTCCCTGTACAAAGTTCAGGATCCTGAGGTTCGTAGGTTTGTTGAGAAGTGCTTAGCAACAGTATCTGATAGGCTGTCTGCTTGGGATCTTCTCAACGATCCGTTCCTTCAAATTGATGATTGTGGTTACGATTTGAGGGCATTCCAGTATCGACGAGACTATGATGAACTAGGCCCTCTTTTAAGACAGCCTCTCTTGATCAGTGCTCATCATAGCACAACGAGTTCTTTAGTCAATGGCTACTCTAATTATATCTGTTACGATCAAGAGCATGACTTGGATTCTAACTCGGTTGACTACGAAGCAACTGAGATCAACTTATTCACAGGTCAAGACGATGATCATTTGGAAAATCTTGACATTACCATCAATGGGAGAAAGAGTGAGGATGATGACATATTTCTTCGACTCAGAATTGCTGATAAAGAAG GTCGAGTGCGAAACATTTACTTCCCTTTTGACATTGAAACCGACACAGCACTGAGCGTTGCGACCGAAATGGTTGCTGAGTTAGACATAACGGACCAAGATGTGACTAAGATAGCGGAAATGATCGATGGTGAGATTGCTTCCTTGGTTCCTGAATGGAAACCAGGATTTGGCACAGATGAGAGCCCTATCAAGAGTGGTAGTGTCTGCCAAAACTGTGCTTTGGGTGATGCAGACTACATGGGCAAGACTGTGCACGGATGTGGATCAATCCATGGCCGCTTTGAAGAGATCACGTACCAAGTTGAAGGGTCGGAGCAACGTGTGACTGATGGTGCTCCCGTGGGGTCAAGCCAGTACGATGGTGCTCAACACACAAACATATGGTCGCAGCAAGAGAACCACGAAGTGACTTCTCCATCATCTAATGACAATCAATTTGATCACTCCTCCAATGAGAAGGAGACTGTCACAAGAAGTGTCGATGAAAATGCCTCCAACGAGCAAGCATCACCTACAACGAGCAATTCACCTCTACACGACAACTATGAGAATGAGATGAGGCAGGAGCTGAGATGGTTCAAGGCCAGGTACAAAAAGCAGCTGAGGGAGCTCAGTCATAAACAGCTGGGGGTTGTGAGAGATAGATCACGATCATTCTCAAGCATTGCAAACGGAGAAACGGGTGAATTTAATATCGATTGTTCATTATCCAACGGGAAGCAGTTCACTCTATTTCCTCTCACAGATTCTGATAGAAGCACTAGTGATCCAAAGGTCTACAGCTACGAGTCCGCGTATAATTCTTGTAGTCCCGTGCATTTGGTCACAGCCAAGAGCTTCTACGCCAATGGTTTGCTCCCGCATTCACTCCACAGGGCTACCTCTCTGCCAGTCGATGCCACCGAGCTCTAG